The Coturnix japonica isolate 7356 chromosome 6, Coturnix japonica 2.1, whole genome shotgun sequence genomic sequence AGTGCCCTCTGATGGTGAGTGACACAGAGAAACTCTGGGCTCGCTTTTGGTTGAAGTCACGTCGCTGACCCCCTTTCTGGTTGAGTCTTTGCTCACTAGGAGGTAATCCCATCTTGAACTGAGAAAGTGACAGAACAAAGTCAGTCAAGAAGAATTAAGGAAGCGGTCAACTTCTCCAATAACTGCCCCTATAGAACTGGACAGGCTTTACAGTGAAGGATGTTATATTGTGTTTAATTGTCCAAAACTTTTGTCAGGCATCTTCCTGATGTGTGGCCTTGAGGCCCATGCGATATGTTTCAggatgctgtgtgctttgttaACTTGTATGTAATGAAAGTGCAGTTCATCCCAGGCACTTGAGTGGTTGAAAGCAGTCTGCCTGCTGCGGTAAGTTGTGAAGCCACAGCAGTTTTGTTCCTTGATTTAAATTCTGGGACAGCTCAAGCATTAAGCTCCTTCTGATAAGGTTGTCATAACATAAAGCAAAGGAATGTGCTGCTGAGGTAGGtggaacttaaaaaaaaaataaaaatcgcAGTATGTGAAATgcaaagaggaaacaaacagctttgaGATGACTGCCTGCTTAACATTTGCGTGCTGGGAACAGAGTGCTTATCCTGACTGACACAAGCAGTTAGTGGATCCTCTTACTGTTAAGGCTTGTTAATAAAGCCTGAAAGCTAACAAACTGAAGGGCTCAGCTGCAATTGCTTCCCCTGCTGAGGTAGTGACTGTGTGCAAAAACAAAGGGAACAGGGCTGCTGTGGAGAACTCCTAATAACTGAATTGGAAGGCTTGAACAGGTAGAAGAGTAGAGGACAAATACCAGGTTTATAGAGTGATCTGTGCATAGCTACTTGCCTGATTTGATGAATCTCTTGTTACATTATGCTTGAATATTTCCCTTGTTACTTTTTCCAGTAACTTTGTATTGACCTGCAGTCTGTGTTCAATacagatttctcttttgttgtgcctttttttttttttttttttttccccctttttcttgTAGCTTGCTTTATAAAATGCCCACAACCTGTTACTGGAACACAAATAGTTCATAACTGTGGTGCATGGATGGAATTTGTACCTCAAAGCAAGCTCATGTTTAATATAGCATGTAAAGCTTTTAACATTCTCCTAGTTGTTACTTAGCAGTGTTTCTGGCCAGGTCGAAGGTTGTTTGTAAACTGAAGTGCTTGTATACAATTACTTGTACATGCATTTAAATAGTGGCCTGAAACTTGATCAGTAATGCTTAGCCCATGTATTACCACTAAACTAGAAGTAAGTGAATGAAGCATTATGACACCTCGCTAAACATTAATTATATAAAACTGATGGAACTAAATATACATGTACTGTACAAAAAGCTTTGTCCGCTTTGTTGTAGTTTTCTTCTTGCAGGCATCCATAGCACTGccagagcagaaggaagcaaagcagacagCTGTATTGCCAGTTAATAACTTTTAATGGAGCTCTCTTGTTCCTTGTTAGGTTTGTTATTGACAAGTCCTTCAGGTGTTCTATtcactgttgtattttgttggttttttttaacttccttcTGAGCTCTTCCCTCTCCAATGCAGTTAAAACTGATCTTGTGTGGGAGATGATGAGAGGATCAAACTGCAGTTGTAGACTTTACTACCAATGAATTAGTCTGGAGAAAGACTTCTACAAGCTTCTTGTAAGGAAAACATAACAGCTGTAATTCTGGGCTTGCTGAGCCTGTCCTTGGAAGGAAACAATTTGGACTCTAATGCTTCCCTTAAGCTGTTGAAGTGAAGAGATTTtgtgcatgctgctgctgctggtaaCTGTCAGTACAGTCTGACCTATTGCATCTGTCACCATGGTCTCCATCTGGGTTGTGCAGAGTTAAAATGTGAGCAGACAGGGTCTGTGTGTGCTTTCTTCACAACTGGCActcacagagctgggctgctggctTGTGCCAACAGGATGAACAGAAGTGTCGGTGCAAATGCTCTTCTCTCCTGTCAAACAGTAAACTTGCTCACTGCCTGTATGATCAAGGTAGCATTTTAAGCTGTTTCTTGTGTCAGATGAGTTCTCTGCAGCAGTCATATAGTTATATAAGCAGTATGTAAGTTAACATTGAATGTGCTGCTCACTGAATCAATGAATTCAATACCTAAGTAGTTGTTTTAAGCTTCAAAATGTGTTAATCCTACCTTATGTAGAGAAATCATAAGAATAAGTTGATGCTAATGTATTTCTTACCATCCTCTTTCTCAAATACTTGAGTCAAAGACAGCAAAATCTGATGGTTGGTGTCACAACAGCTGCTGATAAGAAGCTTGAAGTTCTGTCTAACTGTCCAAATAAATtggcagtgctttattttttcagtaaatatCTGCCTGAATTTTAAGAATCGAAACACTAATGCTACTGAAATCCTGTCAGGTGTATCTGAGTCTTGTGAATAAGTGTTTATCTCTTTCCAAGTAGTGAGACCTCTTGAGATGCTTTAGTCATTTTAGATATCCATATCTGGTCTCCGTAAGTGTTCTGCAAAcaaatgaatgtcagtgggtaacattatttctgcatggaagaattcagttctAGGCCTTGGCTTCATACATTCTTCCATGTTGGACTCCATTTGGTCAGACTGCCCCTGCGCTGCCGTCTCTTGCACAGCAACAAAGTGTAatgggatactggtgggaaggttcagcctctactgccgCACCACCACTGTCCATCTGACGTCAtgggccaacagaataaaataggaggcattagttttggagcagccctcatagatGGTGTGGTTTGTGCTGCTGGCTAAAACTACAACAGGTGGAAATACCAGGTGTAGTGTGGGTGGGTGTGACTGTGTAATCCCTGAGACAGTTTGCAACAAAAATGACAGTACATTTTTCGTAAGAAAAAGTACGCAACAATTCCAAGTGAATCATTTTTAGGTACGCTCAATGTAACTTAACAGTTGCTACAATTGAGGAGGTTTTTGACTGTTTGTGACTCAATAGAGGGCTTAGGGCATGTGAACTTCTAACTGTTACAGCATATGGATATCCTGAAGTGCCCGTAGTGGGTTGTCTTTCTGGCAGTGAGATAATAACTAGCTTACAGTTCATACAGATCATCACAATAAATTATAGGAAGGTGCAGTGAAATCCTTGagaatgcttttgaaaaagctCCCGacaacactgaagaaatggcaAAGATTGTTTTATCTGCACTGAAGAAGTAATGTCTGTCTTCTGAAGTACTAAGTGTATTGATCccatgaattttaaatgaagtgaCCTTGAAACTTAAACTCAGAGTGCTGTTCCTACAACCTCATGCTCCTGACGGCCCTCTTAAATATTTGTTGCTTCAGGACAAAGAGCAGGAAACTGGAACTTAACAATATAAAGATTTGAAGTAAGCCTTCCTTGACATTTCCTAGTGTACAGCACCTGCCTTTGTCTTTTGAGCCCTAAGTCCCACTAAGTTGGTTTTACACAGACTGAGATGCTTTGGTTCTCAAAATCTAAGTAATACGTGTCATGATGCATTCATCATGAAGGTGATTGTGCTTAGTCTAAATAAATACCTTCTTTTCCACAAAGCTCTGGGAGTGTAACAGATACTGCCAAGTAAAACGGAGTGAAAAACTCTAACATCActtagttgtttgttttttttctttttgaaggacATTGGTAGACAATGAACTGaaaatttactttgttttctgttcagcttATAACCGTATTTTCCTCGTCTCTATGGGACAAATACAGAATGACTATGAGAAGATGTGTTCATTTTTAAGGGTACCTTTAttatcatcttctttttttgtagaaGTGACAGTGGTTTACCAAAACGGCTTACCTGTGATTTCTGTGAATCTTCCATCCCGGCGTGAACGTTGCCAGTTCACACTTAAACCTATCTCAGACTCCGTTGGTGTGTTCTTACAACAGCTGCAAGCAGAGGACCGAGGAATTGATCGGGTTGCGATCTACTCAGCAGGTACTCTTGTTTACAAACTAATTGATTTACTTGTCAGATATTTTTATCCAGCCTTTCCCTTCTTAAGTAAAAGCTTAATATGGTGTGGGTTCTCAGATGTTCCCAAGGAAGTGGAATCGTTTTTTGGAGCAGGAATATTCCACTAACCGACTCTGGTGTCAggtttgaaaaggaaatgtgtAGTGTGAAAGAGGACATTAAGGCTTAGCTTCAGCCTTGAAGATTCTCTCACAGTCAGAACATTGTCAGTGTTGCATCTCTGTATGCAGTTTGAATGTCTTAAAAACACAGTCAGTTTGGTGGTAGCCTGTGCTTGAGCACTGCAAATTTACACCAACTTACAGGGGGGATTTCTGCATGAGGCAAAGTATAACATGAAGTTTGAATTTGGAATGCATATTATGTTACAGAGAAGTAGAAAAAAGTATAAGCCTGTGTTCAAGCTACTTATAGCATGTACGCAGCTGCTCTAGGTGGTTTTGTCTGAAAGCCTTAATTTTGCCAAGGTCTCATTTTTACCTCTATTAGGACTGATGTTCATATTTCAGGTGAGTTTTCAAGTATTTAATCTGAAGGTTCAGGTTGCCTGTATAGAGTTGCTAAGCAATGCATAGAGAACTAGGTGTGAATGGTGGTACAAGGGAATGCGTTTCTTATTTAGCCATGAATGCTGTTGTATTTTGCTTAATGgcttatttcagtgttttgctcaATTACTATGCATCTGCTAGCCATCAAATCTCCAGAACATCATTAGGATGTCTTATGAGAGTCAGTCCAAGTGGCTGAAAGTCCTGGCCTGAGAGAGGTGTTAATTAAGTTGATGAAGTAAAAACTATCCAATATTGGAGATGGGAATAATAATCTGTAATGTCTGTGGGAAGGAGTGAAGGTCCCTTAAGTGGATTGTATTGCTTAAGTTTGGTGAAATATTCAAGCTGTAGAGATAAAAGGAATTGGCTTTTATTGGGTGACCCAAAATATTACTAATTTAGAAAGCATCTGCATCATAGCTCAGCTAGGGTTTGCCCTGCGAGTTCTTTGCCTCACTCAACAAAGAGTGTTGTctgcaggaaaatgtttcagtcCAACAGTCAGATATGAGATAAGTGTTATAACTTGTTTAGGTCCTTGTACTAACGAGCTGTCTGTTTGCCTTACAGATGGCACTCGTGTTGCTTCCTCCACGGGCATAGATTTACTTCTACTGGATGACTTCAAACTGATCATCAATGACATCACATATCATGTGAGACCACCAAAGAGAGGTAAACCAGCCTGGTTCTTCATAAAATCGTTTCAGCAGTCAGTTGATAGCAAAAACAGTTTGATGTGTGTGTTTGAGAATATGAAGAATTTTTGAAGGAAACCTTGTAGTTTGTAATCCTACCTTTGCAGTCTAATTTAGCTGTATCCAAGTAGTCATAAAGTAatgatgaaaagcaaatgttcatTCTGTTCAAGGCCGTTATTCCCCATAAgaggaataaaggaagaaatgaagggaaaagtAATCTAATAGTTTTAACTTACTATGAGGTAGTTGAATACAAAATGAGAATTAGCCTGAAACTTATGTTAGCTGATTTAGAAGAGTCATTTCTTGTTCGACAGTGAAGATTGGTACTTTGAATGTTGGAAATGAAAGATCATTGTAGCGTGTTATTGTTCACAATGtagaaatactttcaaaaattgttaatttttttctgatgattcAGCATTCAGGAAAACCAATTTTGGGAGTGCAGCATTGGATGCGGTGCCAGTTCTGTCCTATGTGCGTGAGTTAGGCTGACCTCTGCTTGAGGTGTTTTTCTCCAGTCTCCTTAAAACCACTGTAAGAAAACTTTTCGCGAAGACTTGGGTGTTTAACTCACTTGTTGAACCACACAAAGACTGTTGCTCTCTTCTCTGTTAACCCCCTGTGCACTGTATCCTGGATGTAGTGTCTTTGCACACTTAAGACTTCATAAGCCAGAGAAGTGAAGTGAGAATTTGAACAAGACATAGTTTCCTAGCTGTCTTGTCTGTCAGTTTTGCTACAATGAAACGAGAATGCAAACAGTGTGTCTCCTTCTGCACTAAAGAAACTGTTGTCCCAGGGCAAGCCAATTCATGTGTCCCACTTGGCTACCACTGGAGAGAGCCAAACCTGTGTTAAGGAGCTGATATCAACTTGGTTAACTTGTTTTTATGTTATACCCACAGCATGCTGGAAGGTGAGATCAGGGATCACCTAGGTTACAAGAAATTGCTGCCTCTGATTCATTTGCCTAGGAGATTTCTATAGTTATCTTGTATTAAAGTGATTGTGTCTGTAAATAGGCTGAGATTCAGCCTATTTAACTTCCTAGatattgcttttccattttaacaaAATCACCCTGTATGTATTGAAATGTAAATGCCGGGACAGGGTACCTTTAAATACTAAGGAGCTCTTAATGAGGGCTTCATAAGGTTGCAAaggttctttttcttcatagtggTATAGAAGATGCTTAGATGAGAGTGGATGTTGTTTGCCTACCATTTGCCTTggcacatttctttctctgggtATACTAGTGTTAAAGCTCGAGCTGTTAGGAGTCAGAACTCTTCCATTTGTTGTTCAAGTACAGCCCAAGTCTACCTTTCCCTGAATGTGAGTTgctacagattttcttttagttgtgttttttgtgttgatAAAATGGTACTTAAGACAACATAAGGCTCAATGTCAATTAGTCAATGTTGAGATTTTTTGCTTCAGACTTAGTTTTTCCATATGGAGTATGTAATTCAGTACCACTAGTTGCAACTTCTTTGTAATCTGGTTTCCTCTAGGaatcctttctgtactgaagtACAGGATTACAGCCTGTTCCGGTTAGCAGCCATGTTGCTCTCTTAAATGAAGTGAGGGAAGCTTTCATTACCCTTAGGCAGCTCAACAGTGGGTTTGTCCCACTGTTCCAGGCATCAGTACTTGAAGTAATTTTATGACTGCATGTTCTGGAGCTGCTAACCTAAGACCAATGGCTGCCACTGTCTGTGAGTACAGCTGATGATCTGCAGTCTGAATTCTGTCTGTTTCTTGACAGCTGGTTCAGGGGATCGTACTAGTGGTTCATTTGTCTTTGAGTCTTGCATACAGCTACAGATCTAAAGCAGCTGTTGATCTCTGGCAGTCTACTAGCATACATCTTCTTTGTGTTCTCCAACTTCAGGAATATCCAGTAATAAAGCctaatttacttttaaagatGTTGCACTGTCTTAGTGTGCTGGAGTTCTTCCAAAAGCTTTTGTGCTGAAAAGATTGTTTCAAACGCTTCCTCCTCAGAATAATAGCAGTTTCTGAAGAGTGTGTAAGGAGTCCTGTGGGTAAATGCACACAAAAGAAGTCTTCTTCTTTCCTAGAGCTCTTAAGCCATGAGAACGCAACCACGCTGAATGATGTCAAGACATTGGTTCAGCAGTTGTACACTGCCTTGTGCATCGAGGAGCACCAACTGAACAAAGAGAAGGAGCTGATAGGGAGACTAGAGGAACTGAAGGAGCAGCTAGCACCACTAGAAAAAGTGAGAAGCTTCTCATGGTATTTTACTTATCCTCCAAGTGcatgcttcatttatttctatgtttttattaaGCCCTAACATGCttcaaatagtttttaaatcaCTCAAGGAAAATTTGCCACTTTTTGTGTACCAAGCCATATCTGTTTCTGATCTCTGCAGAAatattgtttcctttctctgtaaTAAGAAATGAACCTGTTACTGTAGGCTGGGACTCTTGTTCAACAGAACATTTCTGAACATAGAGAAAGAAGAACCTTTGCAAAGTGTCCAAAATATACTCTGAGTAAAATAAGGATGACTGTGAGATAGTGATGGAAAAGAAGCCTAAAGTTGTCTATGTAACCTCGACTCAGTTATGTCACAATGTAACATTAAATACGGATGTGTTATTTTTACGTTATCTCTTAATGATATCAACTCTTTTTTGAGAATACAAGGcatgtgcttctgttttctgcaggtAAGACTGGAGCTCAgtaggaaagcagagaagaggaCAACCTTGGTGTTGTGGGGAGGGCTGGCCTACATGGCCACTCAGTTTGGGATTCTGGCCCGCCTCACCTGGTGGGAGTACTCTTGGGACATTATGGAACCAGTCACCTATTTCATCACCTATGGTAGTGCCATGGCAATGTATGCTTATTTCGTAATGACTCGCCAGGTAGGACTTGTTGTGCTGACATTGATGCTTCAATTTAAGACTTTATTTGCGCTCTATTCCCTGGGAAAATAGCAAAACCATGCCCTCTGGaagtttctttgcttcttcctaACACTGTTGTAGCTTATGATGTGGGGTTTTCTGGTTCTGGTCCTCACACATTTCCTGGCTATCTAACCATAAACATTCATGTGCATCTTCTAATCGCTTCAGCAATACAGGTTCATTCATTGACAGACAGCAgtttctgcatgtgtgtgcacacaCTGACTTGCACCAGGGCCTGTAAGTGTTGTGATTTACCAGCCCAAATAATCTGTGATACCTTCTGagtttcagagaagaaaacatctccAGCATGAGTTGTtaacattttctgaagagaCGAGAAAGGCtcaaaaatcattttagaaATGCCTTTTGTTCAGGCGTCTCACAGATCTGGCCTTCTAACTAAATGAAGCAGATGCATTTGACTGCTTGCTTCTTGGTGCAGTTCCAGATTAACTGAATAGCAGGCTCAGTCTCTTCAAAAACTAGACCTGTTCCAATATTGCAAAACCcttgcacaaagcagagctatgcttttctgtgttcttgCATTTGTGACAGACTCTCTGTGGAGATTTCTATCATGTGGTTGTCTCACCATTCCTGTGAATAATTCGTGAAATAATCCCACTTAAGTAATGAGGGAGATTCTGCTGTTGCAAGATCACTAGAGTAGATTCTGTATTCCAGCACAGTGTCCCAGGCTCTGCTGTGTCACTTGAGGGGCTGAATGCATTCACCCTTGTCACAACATTTATTGTCAAGTACAGTTGTAACTTAACATGCTGAGTTCAAACATGGCAGAAAACATTGTCATCTGTATCAACTAGTACCTTTTTTGCCAGACTTGAAACCTCATTGTTTCAGAAgtctgaaaacagctttttttctacCTGACAGCCTGATCATTGCATGCATACCAGATGGAAGCTGTGTGATATCCCAGTGCAAGGGAAAGTTAATTTCAGCAGGCAGGTCTGTGTTGAGGCTCTGTGGGATTTGGTGctaacagctctgctgctcagggtTATCTGTGCTCCAAAAAGTTGTGACTTCTTGCAGTAGAGCATTCCTAGAAAAACTGTGGTATTGGACTCCTGTTTTTGCCTTTTGTCCTCCCGATCCTTTCAGTGATTCTGCTGAAGAGGTGGAGAAGTGACTGGGTGGGAACTTAGCTACCAGCTGGGGTCACCCCACCACACTGGCAGAGCGCTTGGTCAATGCAGTCTGGTTTTGTGCTTTAATCATCAGAAGCTAACGTCCGAAAAACATCTGATATGTGCTGTACTAATAGTATCCTGTGTTGTAGTGCTTTATTcctaccttcttttttttatttgtttgtttttgttttaggaaTATGTTTATCCAGATGCAAGAGACAGACAGTACTTACTATTTTTCCATAAAGGAGCCAAAAAGTCACGATTTGATCTAGAGAAATACAATCAACTCAAGGATGCTATTGCTCAGGTAATAAGAGTTTTTCCCATAGATAAGGCAAATTACTTCTTGTGAGTTCATCTGCTATTAATAGATGCACCTCAAACAGGAATGGTTCTTAGCTTTTCAGCCTATTTTCTTGTCACAGCTCCAGTGCAATCACTGAATTAGCTTTGATGTGCCCAGGAATAGAACGGCTAGAAGTGTAAATCAACATGAAACAGTTCCTTGTATCTGCCTGTAAGGGCCTTTTTAGACGTTGCTAGCAAATTTTGTGTTGCTTCAGGCACTTCATGCCTCAAAGGAGCCTAATTCAAGAGTTgcttttttctcagttcttacATACAACACGGATTTAGCGAGGGCTGAAAACTTGCATCcattcagtttgtttctttttcacacaCCAATTCAATGCACTGAGTTGTAGACCTGGAAAATACTGCTCAAGAAAGCTTCATTGTTAGAAGTGGTGGCAAATTTCTTGTAGGGTAAGATACTTGTAGCAGACTGATCCTAGTGTGGGATCTGATAAACAGAAGAGTTAAGGtatttctcctcatttttgAGAGGCTTTCTATTAAAGAAGAGACTTTCTATTAAAAAAGGCatgagaggaaaagcagagctacCACTTTCTCATTCATCAGTATCACTGTTTACTCTCAGGCTCTGGAAATGACATCCAAGGCAAGATGCATTATCCCTCTTTTTGGAGGAGGAGCTGTGTGAAGAGCAGGGAAAGATCAGAGCGAGACCATGTGAAAGACTGAAGGTTTTCTTATGCTATTCAATACTGATAGTCTTGGCCATTCCCAAT encodes the following:
- the MCU gene encoding calcium uniporter protein, mitochondrial isoform X1, whose translation is MAASAGRSLPLLLCRRRGAAAALCSAGCFPALGRRRQQQRHRTVHQRLSPWQSVRVVYCSTVVPSDEVTVVYQNGLPVISVNLPSRRERCQFTLKPISDSVGVFLQQLQAEDRGIDRVAIYSADGTRVASSTGIDLLLLDDFKLIINDITYHVRPPKRELLSHENATTLNDVKTLVQQLYTALCIEEHQLNKEKELIGRLEELKEQLAPLEKVRLELSRKAEKRTTLVLWGGLAYMATQFGILARLTWWEYSWDIMEPVTYFITYGSAMAMYAYFVMTRQEYVYPDARDRQYLLFFHKGAKKSRFDLEKYNQLKDAIAQNWTLRGFEIHCRFTCPSSKLMKRTDQQRSSELWQKKNLFIALAF
- the MCU gene encoding calcium uniporter protein, mitochondrial isoform X3; amino-acid sequence: MAASAGRSLPLLLCRRRGAAAALCSAGCFPALGRRRQQQRHRTVHQRLSPWQSVRVVYCSTVVPSDEVTVVYQNGLPVISVNLPSRRERCQFTLKPISDSVGVFLQQLQAEDRGIDRVAIYSADGTRVASSTGIDLLLLDDFKLIINDITYHVRPPKRELLSHENATTLNDVKTLVQQLYTALCIEEHQLNKEKELIGRLEELKEQLAPLEKVRLELSRKAEKRTTLVLWGGLAYMATQFGILARLTWWEYSWDIMEPVTYFITYGSAMAMYAYFVMTRQEYVYPDARDRQYLLFFHKGAKKSRFDLEKYNQLKDAIAQAELDLKRLRDPLQVHLPIQQIDEKD
- the MCU gene encoding calcium uniporter protein, mitochondrial isoform X2, translated to MKHVEVHQRLSPWQSVRVVYCSTVVPSDEVTVVYQNGLPVISVNLPSRRERCQFTLKPISDSVGVFLQQLQAEDRGIDRVAIYSADGTRVASSTGIDLLLLDDFKLIINDITYHVRPPKRELLSHENATTLNDVKTLVQQLYTALCIEEHQLNKEKELIGRLEELKEQLAPLEKVRLELSRKAEKRTTLVLWGGLAYMATQFGILARLTWWEYSWDIMEPVTYFITYGSAMAMYAYFVMTRQEYVYPDARDRQYLLFFHKGAKKSRFDLEKYNQLKDAIAQNWTLRGFEIHCRFTCPSSKLMKRTDQQRSSELWQKKNLFIALAF